The Candidatus Woesearchaeota archaeon genome contains the following window.
CGTCAAGAAGTATGAAGAAGAGCGCGACGTGCAAGTGCACTTAATTATCGATTCCAGTTCCAGTATGCATTTTGGCAAGCCGTTCACCAAGTTTGAATATGCAGCGATGCTCGGTCTGGGATACGCATACATGGCGATTGGCAACAATGAAAAATTCCAGTACTGCACGTTTGATGACGCACTGCGAACATTTCGTCCGCGGCGTGGCCGGCAGCAGCTCGGCATGATGATTGACCATTTTAATAGCACCACGCCGGAAGGCGTTTCACGATTTGCCGAAGCATTGGAAAAATACAATCAGTTTCTGAAAACGCGCTCGCTCGTGGTTATCATCTCTGATTTTCTTATCGGCATTGAAGAAATTCAGCTTGCGCTCTCAAAGCTTGGCGACCATGAAATTACCGTCATCCAAGTGTTGGACAAATCAGAAATTGATTTGAACCTCAAAGGCAACCTGCGGCTTCACGACGTTGAAACAAAAGGCATTTTGCAAACATTTATATCGCGTCGGCTTCGCTATGATTATCAGGACCAGCTCAAGAATCACATTTTGTCGGTGGAAAAAGCGTGCACATCGCTCGGCATGCATTACAAGCTCGTCTCAACTGAAAAACCAATTTTTGACACATTTTATGAACTGCTGAAACAATAAGGGGGCAAAACCATGGAAAAAAGCAACCACATCCTTATCATCTTAAGTGTCGGCATTGTTCTGTTGGGCATTGCTGCAGTGCTTGGTCCAAATCTTGCTGACAACAACATGCAGCAGGAAACAATCACTGCATCCGGCACGGCACAGCTCGAAGCAGTTGCCGATGAATTAACCATCAATTTGCGTGTTGAGAGCTCAGCAAAAACCGCTGAAGAAGCGCAGAAACTGACTGCTGAAAAAACTGACGCGCTCATGGCGTCACTCACCGAACTTGTCAAAAAAGAAGACATTGAAACAAGTTATTATTCAGTGCAGGAATGGCGCGAGTGGGAACACGAAAAGAATGTGTTGAAAGGTTACAAAGGAACTCATTCACTGAAAATCACCCTCACTGACACAACGCTTGCCGGAAAAATTCTTGACAGCGCAGTTGCCAGCGGCGCATTTGTTGACTACCTCAACTTCGGCTTTTCAAAAGCAAAAGAAAAAGAGCTCAAGGGACAAGCATTGAAGGAAGCGGCGCAGCAGGCGAAACTAAAAGCAGAATCCGTTGCTGGAGGACTTGGTGTTCAGCTGGGCGACATTGTGTCAGTGTCTGAATCAGAATCCAATTATCCGATGTACCGCATGGGAGGCCCTGAAATGATGATGGCAAAGGCCGACGCTGCTGAACCATCCATCTCGCCGCAGACGCTCCAAGTCACTGCACAGGTAAGTGTAGCGTATGAGATTGAATAGGTTGGGGGCAACGCTTAAATACTCTCTTCTTTTTCTTCTTTTTTATGTCACAAAAAACCTCTATTTTCTATGCCTTACTTTTATCCCTTTTTCCTCTCCGTTCGTACGCTCTTGGCTCGGCACAACACCTAGTGCAGCCGGGTGAAAATCCTACTAAAATCAGTCGTAAACAGGGCGTTACGCTTGACGAACTCATGAACTGTAACCCAGAAATAAACCCGAGAAACTTGCAGCAGGGGCAGAACATAACACTCCATCGGACGTATACGATTAAAGACGGCGACCGCCTTTCTGAAATAGCGCGTGAACAGAGACTCACCCTCACTGAACTGTTAGATTATAACCCTGCCATAAAAGACGAAGATGAGATAGTGGCGGGCAAGACTATGGCTATTCCTTGCAGAAGCCAACCTCTGCAGCAAAGAAAAAAAGCACAAACAGCCAAAGACGACCATGAGCAGGACTCGAATCACGTTGGCGTTCATCATTCTCATCGCAAACAAAAAAAGCAACCTGCAAAAGTACGATTTCCTAGCGGTCTTGAATTGGAAATTGTGACCGACCCAAAACTTGTCGGAGCGGACGGTCTTTTTTATGCACCGGCAAACTCCCCGCCACTTCTTAAGCTCCGGAGAAGCGATCTCAGCAGGCGTCTTTCGCCTCATTTTACTGTTGGAGAATTTGCTCGTGCAGAAGAAGAAAACTGTGTAGCTCCCTATCTCAAAGCGGGGCATGTGTACAAAATGGGTGGGGATTTCTATTTCAGCTACCTTCGACTTGACCGCCAGCTTCTCGATCGGCTGGAACGGCTGCGCGCAGCATACAACAACACCCTCCAAATCGATGAAGGATATCGCCCGTCAGTCTATAATCACCCTTGTGCAGGCGGTGCACGAAGAAGCATGCATGTCAGCGGAATGGCGGCAGATATTGACAGCTCTGACAGGAAACTGTACCGGCGCGCTGACGCCCTGTTCAAAAAAGGCGGAGTTGGCAGAGGTCCGTCCATAATTCATGTTGACACGCGAAGAAATCATGCGCGATGGAATTATTAACGCGAAGCGCTGTTCGGCGCAACGCTTAAATACCTCCTTCTTTTTTCTTTCTTTTATGAACCAAATAACCAACGAGCGCCT
Protein-coding sequences here:
- a CDS encoding DUF58 domain-containing protein, coding for MPIDTTFLKQLNRFNLVVRKRVTSSFTGARQSISAGRGLIIKDHRIYAPGDDFRTIDWRVFARTDKLHVKKYEEERDVQVHLIIDSSSSMHFGKPFTKFEYAAMLGLGYAYMAIGNNEKFQYCTFDDALRTFRPRRGRQQLGMMIDHFNSTTPEGVSRFAEALEKYNQFLKTRSLVVIISDFLIGIEEIQLALSKLGDHEITVIQVLDKSEIDLNLKGNLRLHDVETKGILQTFISRRLRYDYQDQLKNHILSVEKACTSLGMHYKLVSTEKPIFDTFYELLKQ
- a CDS encoding SIMPL domain-containing protein (The SIMPL domain is named for its presence in mouse protein SIMPL (signalling molecule that associates with mouse pelle-like kinase). Bacterial member BP26, from Brucella, was shown to assemble into a channel-like structure, while YggE from E. coli has been associated with resistance to oxidative stress.); translation: MEKSNHILIILSVGIVLLGIAAVLGPNLADNNMQQETITASGTAQLEAVADELTINLRVESSAKTAEEAQKLTAEKTDALMASLTELVKKEDIETSYYSVQEWREWEHEKNVLKGYKGTHSLKITLTDTTLAGKILDSAVASGAFVDYLNFGFSKAKEKELKGQALKEAAQQAKLKAESVAGGLGVQLGDIVSVSESESNYPMYRMGGPEMMMAKADAAEPSISPQTLQVTAQVSVAYEIE
- a CDS encoding LysM peptidoglycan-binding domain-containing protein is translated as MSQKTSIFYALLLSLFPLRSYALGSAQHLVQPGENPTKISRKQGVTLDELMNCNPEINPRNLQQGQNITLHRTYTIKDGDRLSEIAREQRLTLTELLDYNPAIKDEDEIVAGKTMAIPCRSQPLQQRKKAQTAKDDHEQDSNHVGVHHSHRKQKKQPAKVRFPSGLELEIVTDPKLVGADGLFYAPANSPPLLKLRRSDLSRRLSPHFTVGEFARAEEENCVAPYLKAGHVYKMGGDFYFSYLRLDRQLLDRLERLRAAYNNTLQIDEGYRPSVYNHPCAGGARRSMHVSGMAADIDSSDRKLYRRADALFKKGGVGRGPSIIHVDTRRNHARWNY